The proteins below are encoded in one region of Rhabdothermincola salaria:
- a CDS encoding epoxide hydrolase family protein — translation MSDAQIEPFRVAVPDADLEELQFRLRRTRWPDAQPDAGWDYGIPLDYVQEVCGYWAEGYDWRRLEQTLNDFEQFRTTIDGLGVHFLHVRSPHPEAFPLVITHGWPGSVVEFLDVIGPLTDPTAHGGDAADAFHVVCPSLPGYGFSDRPSERGWGVERTARAWAVLMERLGYDRYGAQGGDWGSFVSTALAAHDPEHCAGLHLNLMAAGPSPEDLDDLTDAERDGLDAATHYDQVDSGYAKQQMTRPQTLAYGLADSPAGQAAWILEKFWSWTDSDGHPENVITRDRLLDNVTLYWLTDTAGSSARMYYESFGPKRTEPTGERPVTVPTGCALFPKEIFRPSRRWVERRFDVVHWTDMPRGGHFAALEQPGLFVDDVRSFFRRVRGS, via the coding sequence ATGAGCGACGCACAGATCGAACCGTTCCGGGTCGCGGTTCCCGACGCCGACCTCGAGGAGCTGCAGTTCCGCCTGCGCCGCACCCGCTGGCCCGACGCCCAACCCGACGCGGGATGGGACTACGGGATCCCCCTCGACTACGTGCAGGAGGTCTGTGGCTACTGGGCCGAGGGCTACGACTGGCGCCGCCTCGAGCAGACCCTCAACGACTTCGAGCAGTTCCGCACGACCATCGACGGCCTCGGCGTCCACTTCCTCCACGTGCGCTCGCCGCACCCCGAGGCCTTCCCGCTGGTGATCACCCACGGGTGGCCGGGATCGGTCGTCGAGTTCCTCGACGTCATCGGGCCGCTCACCGACCCGACCGCCCACGGCGGCGACGCCGCCGACGCCTTCCACGTGGTGTGCCCGTCGTTGCCCGGCTATGGGTTCTCCGACCGGCCATCCGAGCGGGGATGGGGCGTCGAACGCACAGCACGGGCGTGGGCGGTACTGATGGAGCGGCTCGGCTACGACCGCTACGGCGCCCAGGGCGGCGACTGGGGCTCGTTCGTGTCCACCGCCCTCGCCGCCCACGACCCCGAGCACTGCGCCGGCCTGCACCTCAACCTGATGGCGGCCGGACCCTCGCCCGAGGACCTCGACGACCTCACCGACGCCGAGCGCGACGGTCTCGACGCCGCCACCCACTACGACCAGGTCGACTCCGGCTACGCCAAGCAGCAGATGACCAGGCCCCAGACGCTCGCCTACGGGCTCGCCGACTCGCCGGCGGGCCAGGCCGCCTGGATCCTCGAGAAGTTCTGGTCGTGGACCGACAGCGACGGCCATCCCGAGAACGTCATCACCCGCGACCGGTTGCTCGACAACGTCACCCTCTACTGGCTCACCGACACCGCCGGGTCGTCGGCACGCATGTACTACGAGTCGTTCGGCCCCAAGCGGACCGAGCCCACCGGCGAGCGACCCGTCACCGTGCCCACCGGCTGCGCGCTGTTCCCCAAGGAGATCTTCCGGCCCTCGCGGCGTTGGGTGGAGCGACGCTTCGACGTCGTGCACTGGACCGACATGCCCCGGGGCGGCCACTTCGCCGCGCTCGAGCAACCCGGGCTGTTCGTCGACGACGTGCGGAGCTTCTTCCGCAGGGTGCGGGGGTCGTAG
- a CDS encoding N-acyl-D-amino-acid deacylase family protein, translating into MTTDKLIRGGEVVDGTGRERFQADVRVRGGRIAEVGPDLTPDGEDELDASGALVTPGFIDTHAHTDPQVFWDPTLDPEPLHGVTTMLIGNCSLTLFPVSDRTRAEVADLFAYIEDVPRHLFDDSVPWTWNQFSGYRDAVNATGAGANLAPLVGHSMLRLEAMGPAAWERPADEGERDAMAAMLDEAMAAGAWGLSTSALDVAKDGRPVPSRHADGAEFDALLDVLARQGRGVLEYVPDLLGPDAAAALTDLARRCGHRSIPLTWTGFTYNPGPNTQRWLELTRSLAEEGVESYPQLSPRTVDFRLNWSSSMMFMSMPEGWHRVIAADPAEKARLLADPAWRDTARAEWDRTERSMFPIHALEKVRFVEVHRADQEPWLGRTLADLVAERGGHPSDVFADFVLANDCHPGVVAVGVANADVDGVGHTLADPSVLISSSDAGAHMQMLCASGDPTLLLTRHVRERGDLGLGLEQAVHELTGRQAAVFGFAQRGTVVEGAIADLVVFALDELHYDDDVFVEDLPGGGARLRRPEGGYRATLVAGEAVQLGGRLTGALPGRVIGNGGDAR; encoded by the coding sequence GTGACGACCGACAAGTTGATCCGTGGCGGTGAGGTCGTCGACGGCACCGGCCGCGAGCGGTTCCAGGCCGACGTGCGGGTGCGGGGCGGGCGCATCGCCGAGGTCGGCCCCGACCTCACCCCCGACGGGGAGGACGAGCTCGACGCCTCCGGGGCGCTCGTGACGCCGGGGTTCATCGACACCCATGCCCACACCGATCCGCAGGTGTTCTGGGATCCCACGCTCGACCCCGAGCCCCTCCACGGCGTCACCACGATGCTGATCGGGAACTGCAGCCTCACCCTGTTCCCGGTGAGCGATCGCACCCGAGCCGAGGTGGCCGACCTGTTCGCCTACATCGAGGACGTGCCCCGCCACCTCTTCGACGACAGCGTCCCGTGGACGTGGAACCAGTTCAGCGGGTACCGAGATGCCGTCAACGCCACCGGTGCCGGCGCCAACCTCGCCCCGCTCGTGGGCCACAGCATGCTGCGCCTCGAGGCCATGGGGCCGGCGGCCTGGGAACGACCGGCCGACGAGGGTGAGCGCGACGCCATGGCCGCCATGTTGGACGAGGCCATGGCCGCCGGAGCATGGGGCCTGTCCACCTCGGCGCTCGACGTGGCCAAGGACGGCCGGCCGGTGCCGTCCCGCCATGCCGACGGCGCCGAGTTCGACGCCCTCCTCGACGTCCTCGCGCGCCAAGGGCGTGGCGTCCTCGAGTACGTCCCCGACCTGCTCGGGCCCGACGCCGCCGCGGCGCTCACCGACCTGGCCCGACGCTGCGGGCACCGCTCGATACCGCTCACCTGGACCGGCTTCACCTACAACCCCGGGCCCAACACGCAGCGCTGGCTCGAGCTCACCCGCTCGCTCGCCGAGGAGGGCGTCGAGAGCTACCCGCAGCTCTCCCCCCGTACGGTCGACTTCCGGTTGAACTGGTCGTCGTCGATGATGTTCATGTCGATGCCCGAGGGCTGGCATCGGGTGATCGCCGCCGACCCGGCGGAGAAGGCGCGGCTGTTGGCCGACCCGGCGTGGCGCGACACCGCCCGGGCCGAGTGGGACCGCACGGAGCGCTCGATGTTCCCGATCCACGCCCTGGAGAAGGTCCGCTTCGTCGAGGTGCACCGCGCCGACCAGGAACCCTGGCTGGGCCGCACGCTCGCCGACCTGGTGGCGGAGCGGGGCGGGCACCCGTCGGACGTCTTCGCCGACTTCGTCCTGGCCAACGACTGCCACCCGGGCGTGGTCGCCGTGGGCGTGGCCAACGCCGACGTCGACGGCGTCGGTCACACCCTCGCCGATCCCTCGGTGCTCATCAGCTCCTCCGACGCCGGCGCCCACATGCAGATGCTGTGCGCGTCGGGCGATCCCACCCTCTTGCTGACGCGCCACGTACGCGAGCGCGGCGACCTCGGCCTCGGCCTCGAGCAGGCGGTGCACGAGCTCACCGGGCGGCAGGCGGCCGTCTTCGGCTTCGCCCAGCGGGGAACGGTCGTCGAGGGCGCCATCGCCGACCTGGTGGTGTTCGCGCTGGACGAGCTCCACTACGACGACGACGTGTTCGTCGAGGACCTCCCGGGCGGCGGGGCGCGACTGCGGCGCCCCGAGGGCGGCTACCGGGCCACGTTGGTCGCCGGCGAGGCGGTGCAGCTGGGCGGCCGGCTCACCGGCGCACTCCCCGGCCGGGTGATCGGCAACGGGGGAGACGCCCGATGA
- a CDS encoding TIGR00730 family Rossman fold protein, with protein sequence MTIGNPSPGELSSLCVFCGSSPGADPRFASVAEELGGLMVEQGLRLVYGGGHVGLMGRLADAVLAAGGEVHGVITTALRDREVAHRGLTRLDVVDTMHERKARMSDLADGFLMLPGGFGTLDEFFEAVTWTQLGIHSKPCAVLDVNGFFTPLVDFIDSATESRFISSQHRAMVITDDDPRQLLEQMATWQPPSNEKWLDRSDR encoded by the coding sequence ATGACCATCGGGAACCCGTCGCCAGGAGAGCTCTCCTCTCTGTGCGTGTTCTGCGGGTCCAGTCCTGGAGCCGATCCTCGTTTCGCTTCGGTCGCCGAGGAGCTGGGAGGCCTGATGGTCGAGCAGGGGCTCCGATTGGTCTACGGCGGCGGGCACGTCGGGCTCATGGGGAGGCTGGCCGATGCCGTCCTCGCCGCAGGCGGCGAGGTGCACGGGGTCATCACCACGGCGCTTCGTGACCGCGAGGTCGCCCACCGAGGTCTCACGAGGCTCGACGTCGTCGACACGATGCACGAACGGAAAGCTCGCATGTCCGATCTCGCCGACGGCTTCCTGATGCTTCCCGGTGGCTTCGGCACGCTCGATGAGTTCTTCGAGGCCGTCACCTGGACGCAGCTCGGCATCCACTCCAAACCGTGCGCAGTTCTCGATGTGAACGGGTTCTTCACCCCGCTGGTCGACTTCATCGACTCCGCGACCGAGAGCCGCTTCATCAGCTCGCAGCATCGAGCCATGGTCATCACCGACGACGACCCGCGTCAGCTCCTCGAGCAGATGGCGACGTGGCAGCCACCGTCCAACGAGAAGTGGCTCGATCGCAGCGACCGCTGA